In Pseudomonas alcaliphila JAB1, a single window of DNA contains:
- a CDS encoding arginyltransferase translates to MTELARLKFYATQPHPCSYLPEEQATTLFLDPSQPMDVLVYAELSEMGFRRSGDHLYRPHCQQCTACIPARIPAARFTPNRQQRRILKRNEDIVVRCVRPAFTEEYYDLYVGYIEQRHADGDMYPPSRDQFSTFLIRDLPFSRFYEFRLQGRLVAIAVTDVLPNGLSAVYTFYDPTEERRSLGRFAILWQIGEAERLGLEAVYLGYWIKNCRKMNYKTQYRPIELFVNQRWTLLT, encoded by the coding sequence ATGACCGAGCTGGCCCGCCTGAAGTTCTATGCCACTCAACCCCATCCATGCAGCTATCTGCCGGAAGAACAGGCCACCACCCTGTTTCTCGACCCCAGCCAGCCCATGGATGTGCTGGTTTATGCAGAACTTTCGGAAATGGGCTTTCGCCGCAGCGGCGACCACCTCTACCGACCGCATTGCCAGCAGTGCACCGCCTGCATTCCTGCACGCATTCCTGCTGCGCGCTTCACACCTAACCGCCAGCAGCGGCGCATCCTCAAACGCAATGAAGACATCGTCGTTCGCTGCGTGCGCCCGGCATTCACTGAAGAATATTACGATCTCTACGTGGGCTATATCGAGCAGCGCCACGCTGATGGTGACATGTATCCACCGAGCCGCGACCAGTTCTCGACCTTTCTGATTCGCGACCTGCCGTTCTCACGCTTCTACGAGTTTCGTCTGCAGGGCAGGCTGGTCGCCATCGCAGTCACTGACGTTCTGCCAAACGGTCTGTCGGCGGTTTATACCTTCTATGACCCCACCGAAGAACGCCGCAGCCTGGGGCGATTCGCCATCCTCTGGCAAATCGGCGAGGCCGAGCGCCTGGGATTGGAGGCCGTCTACCTCGGCTACTGGATCAAGAATTGTCGGAAGATGAACTACAAGACCCAGTACCGCCCCATCGAACTGTTCGTTAATCAGCGCTGGA
- the aat gene encoding leucyl/phenylalanyl-tRNA--protein transferase — MLTWLQRDSLQFPPLAKAMREPNGLLAAGGDLSADRLISAYRHGCFPWFQDGQPILWWSPDPRTVLFPDELHVSRSLAKLLRQQHYRVTFDQNFAAVIQACAEPRAYADGTWITRGMQEAYLQLHQRGTAHSVEVWSGNELVGGLYGLAIGQLFFGESMFSRADNASKVGFATLVGKLRDWGFVLIDCQMPTQHLHSFGARAIPRASFAEYLKHHLDLPTGADWLA; from the coding sequence ATGCTCACCTGGCTGCAACGTGACTCACTGCAGTTCCCGCCACTGGCTAAAGCCATGCGCGAGCCTAATGGCCTGCTGGCCGCTGGCGGCGATCTGAGCGCCGACCGCCTGATCAGCGCCTATCGACATGGCTGCTTTCCCTGGTTTCAGGATGGCCAGCCGATTCTCTGGTGGTCGCCCGATCCGCGCACCGTTCTGTTCCCTGATGAGCTGCATGTTTCCCGCAGCCTGGCCAAACTGCTGCGCCAGCAGCATTATCGCGTCACCTTCGACCAGAACTTCGCCGCCGTCATACAGGCCTGCGCCGAGCCACGCGCCTACGCCGATGGGACCTGGATTACCCGCGGCATGCAGGAGGCTTACCTGCAGCTGCATCAGCGCGGCACCGCCCACTCCGTGGAGGTCTGGAGCGGGAACGAACTGGTCGGAGGGCTTTACGGCCTGGCCATCGGCCAGCTGTTTTTCGGTGAGTCCATGTTCAGTCGCGCCGACAATGCATCCAAGGTCGGTTTCGCCACCTTGGTCGGCAAGCTGCGAGACTGGGGCTTCGTCCTCATCGACTGCCAGATGCCCACACAGCACCTGCACAGCTTCGGCGCCAGGGCCATACCGCGCGCCAGCTTCGCCGAATACCTTAAGCATCACCTCGATCTGCCCACCGGAGCAGATTGGCTCGCCTAG
- the trxB gene encoding thioredoxin-disulfide reductase, translating to MSEVKHSRLIILGSGPAGYSAAVYAARANLKPVVITGIQPGGQLTTTTEVDNWPGDVEGLTGPALMERMQKHAERFDTEIIYDHIHTAELQSRPFVLKGDSGTYSCDALIIATGASAQYLGLPSEEAFSGKGVSACATCDGFFYRNQVVAVIGGGNTAVEEALYLSNIAKEVHLVHRRDKLRSEKILQDKLFDKVENGNMRLHWNHTLDEVLGDQTGVTGMRLKSTLDGSTKELALAGVFIAIGHKPNTELFVGQLDMHDGYLKIKGGSEGNATATSIEGVFAAGDVADHIYRQAITSAGAGCMAALDVEKFLDGN from the coding sequence ATGAGCGAAGTCAAGCATTCCCGCCTGATCATCCTGGGTTCCGGCCCTGCCGGTTACAGCGCCGCCGTGTATGCCGCGCGCGCCAACCTCAAGCCCGTGGTCATCACCGGCATCCAGCCTGGCGGTCAGCTCACCACCACCACCGAAGTGGACAACTGGCCAGGTGACGTCGAAGGCCTCACCGGCCCGGCACTGATGGAGCGCATGCAGAAGCACGCCGAGCGCTTCGACACCGAGATCATCTACGACCACATCCATACCGCCGAGTTGCAGAGCCGCCCCTTCGTGCTCAAGGGCGACAGCGGCACCTACAGCTGCGATGCACTGATCATCGCCACCGGCGCCAGCGCCCAGTACCTCGGCCTGCCATCGGAAGAGGCCTTCTCCGGCAAGGGCGTCTCCGCCTGCGCCACCTGCGACGGCTTCTTCTATCGCAACCAGGTGGTGGCTGTGATCGGCGGCGGCAACACCGCTGTGGAAGAGGCACTGTACCTGTCGAACATCGCCAAGGAAGTGCACCTGGTGCACCGTCGCGACAAACTGCGCTCGGAGAAGATCCTGCAGGACAAGCTGTTCGACAAGGTCGAGAACGGCAACATGCGCCTGCACTGGAACCACACCCTGGACGAAGTACTGGGCGACCAGACCGGCGTGACTGGCATGCGCCTGAAAAGCACCCTCGACGGCAGTACCAAGGAGCTGGCTCTGGCCGGCGTGTTCATCGCCATCGGCCACAAGCCCAACACCGAGCTGTTCGTCGGCCAGCTGGACATGCATGACGGCTACCTGAAGATCAAAGGCGGCAGCGAAGGCAATGCCACCGCTACCAGCATCGAAGGTGTGTTCGCCGCCGGCGACGTGGCCGATCACATCTACCGTCAGGCCATTACCTCCGCTGGCGCCGGCTGCATGGCCGCGCTGGATGTCGAGAAGTTTCTCGACGGCAACTGA